GATAATACCAGAAGTCATCGAGCCTGATAAACCGAAAGGATTTCCTATTGCAGCTATTTGTTCTCCCACTTTAAGGTTTGAGGAATCACCTATAGGTAGTGGATAAAGTTTTTCAGAATTCACATCTAATTTGATTACTGCAATATCAGCATAAGGATCAGTTCCTATAACTTTTGCACGATAAGACGTCCCGTCAATAAAAGTTACAGATATTTTTTTTGCATTTTTTATCACATGATTATTTGTAATAATGTGACCTGCCTTATCAAATACAAAACCAGATCCTACACCGTTAGAATCACCATGTTCATCTGTTTTTGTAACAGATATACTTACCACTCCAAATTCTGAACGCTCAAAAAGTTCAATAAGAGAAAAACTTTTGTCTAAAAGTTCTGGTTCATAAACCATTGAATGGTTCTCAGAGGAGTAGGAGCTGTCTTGTGCTAATACAGGAGACAGAAGGGCTATAGAAATTGCAGCAAACAATACAATGCTAAAAACTACTCCTCCAAGCATAATTTTTGATCTGTTACTAAATGAATAGGACAATCTAATACACAAAGACTGTAATTTCAAGATAGATAACAATAGTGTTTTACAATTGTAAAATTATTCTAGTTATGCCAAGTTTGTTGCAGAGTGAAATATGTGTTCTATTCCGTGATTAATACAAACGCCAGCGCCAATTACTGAAAGTGATGTGATAGAAGCAACAGCTTTTAAGAATTTATTTTTTGACTCTTTTTGGAATTTTTCAGTAATAGATTGAATCCTGCCTTTATTTTTTTCCTTATACTGCGTTTTACAGGTATTGCAACAAAAAAATCTCTCAAAATTTGCAAATTTTAAGATATGAGGTTTTTCACCAATTGGACCATCACACAAATCACATTTTATTTGAACAGACATTCCAGATTTCAAAGACATATCATGGGATCCATGACAGTCACATATCTCAAGTTTCTCTTTTTCTTCAGTGGCAAGATTTGTTGAATCAATTACAGGTGAGATGGATTTGATCAGACCAATATTGACTAATCGCTGATATCTTGCTTGTACTGTAGGAGTACTGATTTGAAGCTCTCTTGCAATTTGTCTAAATGATTTTCTTCCATCTTGTTGTAATGAGGCCACTATTCCGACATCTATTTCATCTAACTCATGAGGCACAAAATATAGTAGAGTCTTTTCCTATTTATCAACTAAACTTTACAAATGTAAACATCAGATAGGTAGGATTTACAATAATTCCTCATCACTAAATTAGAATATCCCTACCTGTTCTTCAATAACAATAATTAGTTTCTCTACGAGTCTAAAAATTTCTTTTTTATCCATCTAATTGTTCA
The genomic region above belongs to Nitrosopumilus sp. b3 and contains:
- a CDS encoding AsnC family transcriptional regulator — translated: MPHELDEIDVGIVASLQQDGRKSFRQIARELQISTPTVQARYQRLVNIGLIKSISPVIDSTNLATEEKEKLEICDCHGSHDMSLKSGMSVQIKCDLCDGPIGEKPHILKFANFERFFCCNTCKTQYKEKNKGRIQSITEKFQKESKNKFLKAVASITSLSVIGAGVCINHGIEHIFHSATNLA